AGCGCGCCGTTGCGCACCTTCACCGGCAGCACGCGGCGGGTGGCGGGGTCCATGGTGGTCTCGCGCAGCTGGTCGGGGTTCATCTCGCCCAGGCCCTTGAAGCGGCCGATCTCGATCGCGTCGGGCCTGAAGCCTTCCTTCTCGAGGCGGTCGCGGATGGCGGCGAGCTCGCCCTCGTCGAGGGCGTACAGGCGGCGCGGCGGGCGCTTCTTGCCCTGGGCGGGCACGTCGACGCGGTAGAGCGGCGGTTGCGCCACATACACATGGCCGCGCTCGATGAGCTTGGGGAAGTGGCGGAAGAAGAGCGTCAGCAGCAGGGTCTGGATGTGGGCGCCGTCCACATCGGCGTCGGACATGATGACGACCTTGCCGTAGCGCAGGCCGGACAGGTCCACGTCGCTGTCGGCCTTGTGCGCGTCCACGCCGAGCGCCACCGCGATGTCGTGGATTTCGGCGTTGGCGAACAGGCGGTCCGGATCGATCTCCCAGGCGTTCTGTACCTTGCCGCGCAAGGGCAGGATGGCCTGGGTCTCCTTGTTGCGTGCCATCTTGGCCGAGCCGCCGGCGGAGTCGCCCTCGACCAGGAAGAGCTCGTTGTCGGCGAGGTCCTCGGACTCGCAGTCCGACAGCTTGCCGGGCAGCACCGCCACGCCCGAGGTCTTCTTCTTCTCGACCTTCTGCGCGCTCTTCTGGCGGGCAAGGGCCTGCTTGATCGACAGCTCGGCGATCGCGCGGCCGGCCTCGACGTGGTTGTTGAGCCAGATCTCGAAGGGGTCGCGCAGTTGCGAGGACACCAGCTTGACCGCCTCGCGCGAGTTGAGCTTTTCCTTCACCTGGCCCTGGAACTGCGGGTCCAGGAGGCGCGCCGACAGCACGAAGCTCATGCGCCCGCACACGTCCTCCTGCTGCAGCTTGACGCCGCGCGGCAGCAGGGTGTGGTGGTCGATGAAGGACTTCATGGCCTCGAACACGCCGGCGCGCAGGCCGGATTCGTGGGTGCCGCCGTTCACGGTGGGGATGAGGTTGACGTAGGACTCGCTCGGCACCGGCGATTCGAACCAGGCCAGCGCCCACGCCGCGCCCTCGCCGGCGGCGAAGGTGGGGTCGTCCTTGCCGGCGTATTTGTCGGCGGTGAAGATCGGCGCCACCGGTTCGACGTCGCCGGCGAGCTCCTTCAGGTAGCCGGCCAGGCCTTCGGGGTAGGACCAGGTCTTGGTCAGCGCTGGGCCGCTGGCCTGCTCGATGTCGAGCCGCACCGCGACGCCCGACAGCAGCACGGCCTTCGAGCGCAGCAGCCGCTCGAGCTCGTTCATCGGCACGCGCGGCGATTCGAAGTATTTGCCATCGGGCCACACCCGGACCCGGGTGCCGGTCTGGCGGCCGCAGTCGCCTTCGACGCGTACCGGGCTGATGGTCTCGCCTCCGTCGGCAAAGTCGATGCGGTGGATCTTGCCCTCGCGCTTGACCTCGACCTCGATGCGGGTGGACAGCGCGTTGGTCACCGACACGCCCACGCCGTGCAGGCCGCCGGAGAAGGCGTAGGCCGAGTTGCCCTCGCGCTTGTCGAACTTGCCGCCGGCGTGCAGCCGGGTGTAGGCGAGCACGACCACCGGCACGCCTTCCTCGGGGTGCAGGCCGACCGGGATGCCGCGGCCGTCGTCGGCCACGGTGACCGAGCCGTCCTGGTGCAGCGTGACGTGGATCTTCTTCGCGAAGCCGGCGAGCGCCTCGTCGGCGGCGTTGTCGATCACTTCCTGGATGATGTGC
This region of Thauera sp. JM12B12 genomic DNA includes:
- a CDS encoding DNA topoisomerase IV subunit B, giving the protein MAGKQDTPKQYDESSFRVLKGLEPVRERPGMYTRTDSPAHIIQEVIDNAADEALAGFAKKIHVTLHQDGSVTVADDGRGIPVGLHPEEGVPVVVLAYTRLHAGGKFDKREGNSAYAFSGGLHGVGVSVTNALSTRIEVEVKREGKIHRIDFADGGETISPVRVEGDCGRQTGTRVRVWPDGKYFESPRVPMNELERLLRSKAVLLSGVAVRLDIEQASGPALTKTWSYPEGLAGYLKELAGDVEPVAPIFTADKYAGKDDPTFAAGEGAAWALAWFESPVPSESYVNLIPTVNGGTHESGLRAGVFEAMKSFIDHHTLLPRGVKLQQEDVCGRMSFVLSARLLDPQFQGQVKEKLNSREAVKLVSSQLRDPFEIWLNNHVEAGRAIAELSIKQALARQKSAQKVEKKKTSGVAVLPGKLSDCESEDLADNELFLVEGDSAGGSAKMARNKETQAILPLRGKVQNAWEIDPDRLFANAEIHDIAVALGVDAHKADSDVDLSGLRYGKVVIMSDADVDGAHIQTLLLTLFFRHFPKLIERGHVYVAQPPLYRVDVPAQGKKRPPRRLYALDEGELAAIRDRLEKEGFRPDAIEIGRFKGLGEMNPDQLRETTMDPATRRVLPVKVRNGALKDTLKMFTLLMGKGEASGRRAWMEEKGDSVEADI